The Chanos chanos chromosome 16, fChaCha1.1, whole genome shotgun sequence genome has a window encoding:
- the slc25a17 gene encoding peroxisomal membrane protein PMP34 isoform X3: MGTEDFKFAEVFSYESLVHAVAGAMGSVTAMTVFFPLDTARLRLQGVVNVLVTTPLWVVNTRLKLQGANFRNADIRPTQYSGMIDAFVQIVRQEGLWSLWNGTFPSLLLVLNPAIQFMIYEGLKRQLRRGGLSAVEVFLIGAVSKAVATTVTYPLQTVQSVLRFGQHRQPTEHSQLLSSLRSMTYLLINRVRKYGMLGLFKGLEAKLLQTVLTAALMFLLYEKIASLTFRVMGVKSPNYRR; encoded by the exons ATGGGCACTGAGGATTTTAAGTTCGCTGAGGTTTTCTCGTATGAGAGCCTTGTACACGCAGTAGCGGGGGCCATG GGCAGCGTGACGGCGATGACCGTGTTTTTCCCTCTTGATACGGCCAGACTTCGGCTTCAAG gagtGGTGAATGTATTAGTGACCACTCCTCTGTGGGTGGTGAATACCAGACTGAAACTCCAGGGGGCGAACTTCAGAAACGCAGATATCCGCCCCACACAGTACTCTGGGATGATTG atgcATTTGTTCAGATAGTTCGGCAGGAGGGCCTGTGGTCTCTGTGGAACGGGACGTTTCCTTCGCTGCTATTGGTTCTTAATCCTGCCATTCAGTTTATGATCTATGAGGGTCTGAAGAGACAGCTGCGGAGAGGGGGC cTGTCAGCGGTGGAGGTATTCCTGATTGGGGCAGTATCTAAGGCTGTGGCCACCACAGTGACTTACCCACTGCAGACGGTCCAGTCTGTTCTCAGG tttggGCAGCACAGACAACCCACAGAACACTCACAGCTACTCAGCAGCCTAAGGAGTATGACGTACCTGCTTATCAACAGAGTCag GAAGTATGGCATGCTGGGATTGTTCAAAGGACTGGAGGCCAAACTGCTGCAGACCGTCCTGACGGCGGCCCTCATGTTTCTGCTCTACGAGAAGATCGCCAGCCTCACCTTCAGAGTCATGGGGGTCAAATCTCCTAACTACCGCCGATGA
- the slc25a17 gene encoding peroxisomal membrane protein PMP34 isoform X2: MGTEDFKFAEVFSYESLVHAVAGAMGSVTAMTVFFPLDTARLRLQVDDRRKARSTPAILAEIVREEGLLSPYRGWLPAICSLCCSNFVYFYCFHSLKASFLRGQRSTPGKDLLFGIVAGVVNVLVTTPLWVVNTRLKLQGANFRNADIRPTQYSGMIDAFVQIVRQEGLWSLWNGTFPSLLLVLNPAIQFMIYEGLKRQLRRGGLSAVEVFLIGAVSKAVATTVTYPLQTVQSVLRFGQHRQPTEHSQLLSSLRSMTYLLINRVRKYGMLGLFKGLEAKLLQTVLTAALMFLLYEKIASLTFRVMGVKSPNYRR; the protein is encoded by the exons ATGGGCACTGAGGATTTTAAGTTCGCTGAGGTTTTCTCGTATGAGAGCCTTGTACACGCAGTAGCGGGGGCCATG GGCAGCGTGACGGCGATGACCGTGTTTTTCCCTCTTGATACGGCCAGACTTCGGCTTCAAG TGGATGACAGGAGGAAAGCGCGCTCCACTCCCGCTATTTTGGCGGAGATCGTCAGGGAGGAAGGACT tctgtctccttATAGGGGCTGGTTACCAGCTATTTGTAGTCTGTGTTGTTCAAACTTCGTATACTTTTACTGCTTTCACAGTCTGAAGGCTAGTTTTctgaggggtcagaggtcaacacCTGGCAAGGACCTCCTCTTTGGCATTGTTGCAg gagtGGTGAATGTATTAGTGACCACTCCTCTGTGGGTGGTGAATACCAGACTGAAACTCCAGGGGGCGAACTTCAGAAACGCAGATATCCGCCCCACACAGTACTCTGGGATGATTG atgcATTTGTTCAGATAGTTCGGCAGGAGGGCCTGTGGTCTCTGTGGAACGGGACGTTTCCTTCGCTGCTATTGGTTCTTAATCCTGCCATTCAGTTTATGATCTATGAGGGTCTGAAGAGACAGCTGCGGAGAGGGGGC cTGTCAGCGGTGGAGGTATTCCTGATTGGGGCAGTATCTAAGGCTGTGGCCACCACAGTGACTTACCCACTGCAGACGGTCCAGTCTGTTCTCAGG tttggGCAGCACAGACAACCCACAGAACACTCACAGCTACTCAGCAGCCTAAGGAGTATGACGTACCTGCTTATCAACAGAGTCag GAAGTATGGCATGCTGGGATTGTTCAAAGGACTGGAGGCCAAACTGCTGCAGACCGTCCTGACGGCGGCCCTCATGTTTCTGCTCTACGAGAAGATCGCCAGCCTCACCTTCAGAGTCATGGGGGTCAAATCTCCTAACTACCGCCGATGA
- the slc25a17 gene encoding peroxisomal membrane protein PMP34 isoform X1 yields MGTEDFKFAEVFSYESLVHAVAGAMGSVTAMTVFFPLDTARLRLQVDDRRKARSTPAILAEIVREEGLLSPYRGWLPAICSLCCSNFVYFYCFHSLKASFLRGQRSTPGKDLLFGIVAGVVNVLVTTPLWVVNTRLKLQGANFRNADIRPTQYSGMIDAFVQIVRQEGLWSLWNGTFPSLLLVLNPAIQFMIYEGLKRQLRRGGVVRELSAVEVFLIGAVSKAVATTVTYPLQTVQSVLRFGQHRQPTEHSQLLSSLRSMTYLLINRVRKYGMLGLFKGLEAKLLQTVLTAALMFLLYEKIASLTFRVMGVKSPNYRR; encoded by the exons ATGGGCACTGAGGATTTTAAGTTCGCTGAGGTTTTCTCGTATGAGAGCCTTGTACACGCAGTAGCGGGGGCCATG GGCAGCGTGACGGCGATGACCGTGTTTTTCCCTCTTGATACGGCCAGACTTCGGCTTCAAG TGGATGACAGGAGGAAAGCGCGCTCCACTCCCGCTATTTTGGCGGAGATCGTCAGGGAGGAAGGACT tctgtctccttATAGGGGCTGGTTACCAGCTATTTGTAGTCTGTGTTGTTCAAACTTCGTATACTTTTACTGCTTTCACAGTCTGAAGGCTAGTTTTctgaggggtcagaggtcaacacCTGGCAAGGACCTCCTCTTTGGCATTGTTGCAg gagtGGTGAATGTATTAGTGACCACTCCTCTGTGGGTGGTGAATACCAGACTGAAACTCCAGGGGGCGAACTTCAGAAACGCAGATATCCGCCCCACACAGTACTCTGGGATGATTG atgcATTTGTTCAGATAGTTCGGCAGGAGGGCCTGTGGTCTCTGTGGAACGGGACGTTTCCTTCGCTGCTATTGGTTCTTAATCCTGCCATTCAGTTTATGATCTATGAGGGTCTGAAGAGACAGCTGCGGAGAGGGGGCGTGGTCAGGGAG cTGTCAGCGGTGGAGGTATTCCTGATTGGGGCAGTATCTAAGGCTGTGGCCACCACAGTGACTTACCCACTGCAGACGGTCCAGTCTGTTCTCAGG tttggGCAGCACAGACAACCCACAGAACACTCACAGCTACTCAGCAGCCTAAGGAGTATGACGTACCTGCTTATCAACAGAGTCag GAAGTATGGCATGCTGGGATTGTTCAAAGGACTGGAGGCCAAACTGCTGCAGACCGTCCTGACGGCGGCCCTCATGTTTCTGCTCTACGAGAAGATCGCCAGCCTCACCTTCAGAGTCATGGGGGTCAAATCTCCTAACTACCGCCGATGA
- the LOC115829289 gene encoding GTPase IMAP family member 4, with product MTEWRLMLLGKRGGGKSSVGNTILGWNVFNTDMQLARVTQFCERVNGHVDGKPVAVIDTPGLNNRKRAEKDIIREILKSVSLYKPGPHVFLLVLPLGNLTNEDKDMNKLIENVFGKQIWDYTIILFTHGDRLEGKTLNEVIASSDKDLRNFIRKCSGGFLVFNNKEPSNREQVSKLLEKVETLVAINGHGCYTTALYPAPERKIREKQAKILQERQEEIARKERELAENYDDEEELERKIREMWREEEEDARKLAENNSLRKFSINVHKAQT from the coding sequence ATGACGGAGTGGAGGCTGATGTTGCTGGGAAAGAGAGGCGGGGGGAAGAGTTCGGTTGGGAACACCATCCTGGGCTGGAACGTCTTTAACACGGACATGCAGCTGGCCAGAGTCACGCAgttctgtgagagagtgaacgGTCACGTGGACGGGAAACCTGTCGCTGTCATCGACACCCCAGGGCTCAACAACAGGAAACGTGCAGAGAAAGACATCATTCGGGAGATCCTGAAATCCGTCTCGCTCTATAAGCCCGGTCCGCACGTCTTCCTGCTGGTCCTCCCGCTGGGGAACCTCACCAATGAGGACAAAGACATGAATAAGCTGATTGAGAATGTGTTTGGCAAACAGATCTGGGACTACACCATCATCCTGTTCACACACGGAGACCGTCTGGAGGGAAAGACGCTGAACGAAGTCATCGCCAGTTCGGACAAAGATCTCCGCAACTTCATCCGAAAGTGCAGCGGCGGCTTTCTCGTCTTCAACAACAAAGAGCCCAGCAACCGAGAGCAGGTCAGCAAACTTCTGGAGAAGGTGGAGACGCTCGTAGCCATTAACGGGCACGGCTGCTACACCACGGCCCTGTACCCAGCGCCGGAGAGGAAGATCAGGGAGAAGCAGGCAAAGATCCTGCAGGAGCGTCAGGAGGAGATCGCTCGGAAGGAGAGGGAGCTGGCAGAAAATTATGACGATGAGGAAGAACTAGAGAGGAAGATTCGAGAGATgtggagggaggaggaagaggatgcaAGGAAACTGGCAGAAAATAATTCCCTTCGCAAATTCTCCATCAACGTGCACAAGGCTCAAACATAA